One Funiculus sociatus GB2-C1 genomic window carries:
- a CDS encoding HEAT repeat domain-containing protein: MMTLNVIEQATIAAQQKNWSLLTECLQQLPVTKTSAGKGEASIQLENECLEQILSLALEVLYSGDFRERWEVAKVLPKFGSCAIAPLISILEDEDAEIEERWFAGRILGEFDDPAVVTALVESLKTADDEELTVAAAAALANIGSPAVEALTGLLADPNTRLLAVRSLAQIRRSETIAPLMGVVEDPEATIRAAAIEALGSFHDSRVPPILIKALKDIAAQVRKEAVIGLGMRTDLLPKLDLVTHVRSLLFDFNLEVCQQAAIALGRLGTEEAAAALYEVLLSPHTPIRLKVDIVRSLPQTATSLEYLQKALSVESPELWQEIIMVLGRVEEPKLVPLAAKILQSALDIGSPTAQNPKVKQAMAMTWGHLGDPLAIKPLIELLADPDAGIRLHCIAALKKFPTAYEKLQQLATDEMTPELKQGVAIALQEWGLGTRD; encoded by the coding sequence ATGATGACATTAAATGTTATAGAACAGGCTACTATTGCGGCACAGCAAAAAAACTGGTCATTGCTAACCGAGTGCTTGCAGCAGCTACCAGTGACGAAAACCTCAGCGGGAAAAGGTGAGGCGAGTATTCAGCTGGAAAATGAATGTTTAGAGCAAATCCTTTCTTTGGCTTTAGAGGTACTGTACTCTGGTGATTTTCGGGAACGGTGGGAGGTGGCGAAGGTGCTTCCGAAATTTGGAAGCTGCGCGATCGCTCCTCTGATTTCCATCTTAGAAGACGAAGATGCCGAAATAGAAGAGCGTTGGTTTGCTGGGCGCATCCTGGGAGAATTTGACGATCCCGCTGTTGTCACCGCCTTAGTAGAAAGCTTGAAAACTGCTGATGATGAAGAACTTACTGTCGCAGCGGCGGCGGCTTTGGCGAATATCGGTTCTCCTGCTGTGGAGGCTTTAACTGGGCTATTGGCAGATCCCAACACGCGGCTGTTAGCGGTACGTAGTCTTGCCCAAATTCGCCGTTCCGAAACCATTGCGCCGTTGATGGGAGTAGTTGAAGATCCGGAAGCGACGATCCGGGCTGCGGCTATTGAAGCACTTGGTAGCTTTCACGACAGCCGGGTGCCGCCGATACTGATAAAAGCTCTGAAAGATATCGCAGCACAAGTCAGAAAAGAAGCTGTAATTGGCTTAGGAATGCGGACTGACTTACTACCAAAATTGGATCTGGTTACTCATGTGCGATCGCTATTATTTGATTTTAATTTGGAAGTGTGCCAGCAGGCAGCGATCGCATTAGGGCGGCTAGGTACTGAGGAAGCCGCCGCAGCTTTGTATGAGGTACTTTTATCCCCCCATACGCCGATCCGCTTAAAAGTAGATATTGTGCGATCGCTTCCTCAAACAGCAACCTCCTTAGAATATTTACAAAAAGCCCTCTCTGTTGAGTCTCCTGAACTATGGCAGGAAATTATTATGGTTTTGGGGCGAGTTGAGGAACCAAAGTTAGTCCCATTAGCCGCTAAAATTCTCCAAAGCGCACTTGACATTGGAAGTCCAACAGCTCAAAATCCCAAAGTCAAGCAAGCTATGGCAATGACATGGGGACATCTTGGCGATCCATTAGCGATAAAGCCGCTAATTGAGCTTTTAGCAGATCCGGATGCAGGGATAAGACTGCATTGCATAGCAGCTTTGAAAAAATTTCCCACGGCTTATGAGAAATTACAGCAACTAGCTACCGACGAAATGACACCAGAGTTAAAACAAGGGGTAGCGATCGCGTTACAAGAATGGGGACTGGGGACTAGGGACTAG
- the larB gene encoding nickel pincer cofactor biosynthesis protein LarB, whose translation MSQTEALQSLLNAVAAGEVNPEVALEKLKHFAFEPVGDFAKVDHHRSLRTGFPETIWGPGKTPEQIAAIMEVMRDRNPVVMATRIDPAVSDQLQEKVIGLRYYPTARICAISPITIEPQYPGTIGILSAGTADLPVAEEAAVTAELSGFRVQRLWDVGVAGIHRLLSNRHVLESANVLIVVAGMEGALPSVVAGLADCPVIAVPTSVGYGASFGGLAPLLTMLNSCAAGVGVVNIDNGFGAAILAGQILRTAYKLQ comes from the coding sequence GTGTCCCAAACTGAAGCCTTACAGTCATTATTAAATGCCGTTGCCGCTGGTGAAGTAAACCCAGAGGTAGCCCTAGAAAAACTCAAGCACTTTGCCTTTGAACCAGTGGGCGATTTTGCTAAAGTTGACCATCACCGCAGTCTGAGAACTGGTTTCCCTGAGACGATTTGGGGGCCGGGGAAAACGCCGGAACAAATTGCGGCGATTATGGAAGTGATGCGCGATCGCAACCCCGTAGTCATGGCGACGCGCATTGACCCAGCAGTTTCAGACCAGCTGCAAGAAAAAGTTATTGGTCTGCGCTACTATCCCACTGCCCGGATTTGTGCTATTTCTCCTATTACCATAGAACCTCAGTATCCCGGCACCATAGGCATTCTATCTGCTGGTACAGCCGATTTACCCGTCGCCGAGGAAGCAGCGGTGACAGCCGAACTCTCTGGCTTTCGAGTACAGCGTCTCTGGGATGTCGGCGTTGCTGGCATTCATCGCCTGCTGAGTAACCGCCACGTCCTTGAGTCGGCTAATGTGCTGATTGTCGTGGCGGGGATGGAAGGCGCTTTACCCAGTGTTGTTGCTGGTTTGGCGGATTGTCCGGTAATTGCCGTTCCCACCAGTGTCGGCTATGGCGCAAGTTTCGGCGGTCTTGCTCCCCTCTTGACAATGCTTAATTCTTGTGCGGCTGGTGTGGGTGTGGTGAATATAGACAATGGTTTTGGTGCCGCTATCTTAGCAGGACAAATCCTCAGAACTGCTTATAAGTTGCAGTAA
- a CDS encoding ABC transporter substrate-binding protein — MINKLRKSRYQVESGNEIMRQSLTIPLRKYLHGENLAIFSNFTSFFIKQSLLNIVTKLILITKKENVAANSFRQGWVLSFIICVTFALFGCSPQSFKSQAAENLSQLVTVTLADPKTFNWVLNQEFPHVFLFTYEGLTFENRVTGEIEPALAESWEISKDKKRVVFTLRENLKWSDGKPLTADDVVFTYEDVVFNKEIPTDAGDSLKIGTSGAFPKVRKVDERRVEFILPEPFAPFLRTTTGTQNDAVVILPKHALQDAVKSKNSEGKPKLMSIWAVDAKPEEIIVNGPYKIESYTTSERVVFRRNPYYWRRDAQGDRLPYIERVIWQITENMDTQLLQFRSKDLDTTDGWGRMRPEDFPLLKREEKRGKFKIYTGEGRPGTNFIAFNLNKGRRNSRPLVDPIKSRWFNNVAFRQAVAYAIDRQTMINNTLRGLGELQNSPISVQSPYYISPKEGLKVYEYNPEKSKKLLLGSGFKYNEKGALLDAEGNPVRFTLITNAENQTRVSIGATIKQNLSQIGIQVDFNPIAFNTLVDKLANTLDWECYLLGFTGGVEPHNGANVWFTDGGLHSFNQAPQVGQTPIEGREVYPWEQEIADLYVKASQELDETKRKAIYAETQRITQEYLPMIYLVNALSMSAVRDRVSGIKYSSLGGAFWNIYELKVSD, encoded by the coding sequence TTGATCAACAAACTTCGTAAATCTCGTTACCAGGTTGAGTCTGGTAACGAGATTATGAGGCAGAGCCTCACGATTCCTCTAAGGAAATATTTACATGGGGAAAATTTAGCAATTTTCTCAAATTTTACATCCTTTTTTATCAAGCAGAGCCTCCTAAATATCGTTACCAAGCTGATCCTGATAACGAAAAAAGAAAATGTCGCCGCGAATTCTTTTCGCCAAGGCTGGGTTTTATCATTTATTATCTGTGTTACTTTTGCCTTATTTGGCTGTAGTCCGCAATCATTCAAAAGTCAGGCGGCTGAGAATTTATCCCAGCTGGTGACAGTCACTTTGGCAGATCCCAAAACCTTTAATTGGGTGCTTAACCAAGAGTTCCCTCATGTTTTTCTCTTTACTTATGAGGGATTAACATTTGAAAACAGAGTTACTGGTGAAATTGAACCAGCGTTAGCCGAATCTTGGGAAATTTCTAAAGATAAAAAACGAGTAGTTTTCACCCTGCGAGAAAACTTGAAATGGTCGGATGGTAAACCCCTGACAGCGGATGATGTTGTCTTCACTTATGAAGATGTAGTTTTTAATAAAGAAATTCCCACCGATGCTGGAGATAGCTTAAAGATTGGAACTTCTGGTGCTTTTCCGAAAGTCCGAAAGGTAGATGAGCGGCGAGTAGAGTTCATTTTACCAGAACCTTTTGCGCCTTTTTTGCGAACTACCACAGGTACACAAAATGATGCTGTTGTTATTTTGCCAAAACACGCCCTTCAAGACGCTGTAAAGTCAAAAAACTCCGAAGGAAAACCCAAATTAATGTCTATTTGGGCAGTTGATGCAAAACCAGAGGAAATTATTGTTAATGGCCCTTACAAAATAGAAAGCTACACCACCAGTGAAAGGGTTGTTTTTCGGCGTAATCCTTATTACTGGCGGCGGGATGCTCAAGGCGATCGCTTGCCTTACATTGAGCGCGTAATTTGGCAAATTACGGAAAATATGGATACTCAGCTACTCCAATTTCGCTCTAAAGATTTAGATACTACTGACGGTTGGGGACGGATGCGTCCGGAAGATTTTCCCCTACTGAAGCGAGAAGAAAAGCGGGGAAAGTTTAAAATTTACACAGGAGAGGGAAGACCTGGTACAAATTTTATTGCCTTTAACCTTAACAAAGGACGGCGTAATAGTCGCCCCCTAGTTGATCCTATCAAGTCTCGGTGGTTTAATAATGTGGCATTTAGACAAGCTGTTGCTTATGCCATTGACCGACAAACTATGATTAACAACACCTTGCGCGGCTTGGGTGAATTGCAGAATTCACCTATTTCTGTGCAAAGTCCCTACTACATTTCTCCAAAAGAAGGTCTAAAAGTATACGAATATAATCCAGAAAAATCTAAAAAATTACTGTTAGGATCGGGATTTAAATATAATGAAAAAGGCGCACTGCTAGATGCAGAAGGCAACCCCGTCCGCTTTACTCTGATTACAAATGCTGAGAATCAAACCCGCGTGTCAATAGGAGCTACAATTAAACAAAATTTGAGCCAAATTGGTATCCAGGTTGATTTTAACCCGATAGCTTTTAACACGCTGGTAGATAAACTTGCTAATACTCTGGATTGGGAATGTTATCTTTTGGGCTTTACGGGCGGTGTTGAACCTCATAATGGTGCTAATGTCTGGTTTACGGATGGGGGATTACACAGCTTTAACCAGGCTCCCCAAGTAGGGCAAACGCCGATTGAAGGGCGGGAGGTGTATCCTTGGGAGCAGGAAATTGCGGATCTTTACGTTAAGGCAAGCCAGGAATTAGATGAAACGAAGCGTAAGGCAATTTATGCCGAAACTCAGCGGATTACGCAAGAATATCTACCGATGATTTATCTAGTGAATGCGCTGTCAATGTCGGCGGTGCGCGATCGCGTCTCTGGCATCAAATACTCTTCCCTTGGCGGTGCCTTCTGGAATATTTATGAATTGAAAGTATCTGATTAA
- a CDS encoding ABC transporter substrate-binding protein: MRIPVIKYCWRRVVAFGLAVVSAIALHGCNPTNLKKTEAAQLSYIGDASLSEPNSFNYILSEGAPDVLSLVYEGLLTQNGLTGELEPALAEKWEISEDKKRIVFTLKPGLKWSDGAPLTADDVVFTYNDIFLNKEIPTDIRDILKIGKSEALPSVRKIDDLRVEFTVPEPFAPFLRYSGGLAILPAHALRESVQTKDKDGKPKFLTTWDTDTDPKKIVVNGPYMLESYTPSERVVLRRNPYYWKKDAQGNQLPYIERYYWNIVESTDTQLLQFRSGSLDTFTVSPDYFSLLKQQEKQGKFTVYTGEAEMSTTFVVFNLNQAKDSKNQPLVDPIKSRWFNTVEFRQAVAHAIDRPAMINNIYRGLGEAQNSPIYKQSPFYLSPEEGLKVYDYNREKAKDLLRKAGFKYNAQGQLFDADGNRVRFTMLTNAGNKLREAIGSQIKQDLAAIGIQVDFNAIAFNTLLQQVYTQRNWDSYIGKIGGGGIEPNGGANTWLTKGGLHAFNLGPQESEPPLIGWKVSDWEKQIEELYIRGAGELDEAKRKEIYAESQRITQENLPFIYLVNPLTMEAVRDRIEGIRYSTLGGAFWNLTELKAKSVE, from the coding sequence ATGAGAATCCCTGTTATTAAATATTGTTGGCGGCGTGTGGTGGCTTTTGGGCTGGCGGTAGTGAGCGCGATCGCGCTTCATGGCTGCAACCCAACAAACCTCAAAAAAACAGAAGCCGCCCAATTGTCGTATATCGGAGACGCTAGCCTCAGCGAACCCAATTCCTTTAACTACATCCTCAGCGAAGGTGCACCTGATGTTCTCAGCCTTGTTTATGAGGGGCTGCTGACTCAAAATGGACTCACTGGAGAACTAGAGCCAGCTTTGGCTGAGAAATGGGAAATTTCTGAAGATAAGAAACGGATAGTTTTTACTCTCAAACCAGGGCTGAAATGGTCTGATGGTGCGCCTCTAACCGCAGATGATGTGGTTTTTACCTACAACGATATTTTCTTAAACAAGGAGATTCCCACAGATATCAGAGACATCCTCAAAATTGGTAAAAGTGAAGCGCTGCCAAGCGTCCGCAAAATAGACGATTTGAGGGTAGAATTCACAGTCCCAGAGCCGTTTGCTCCCTTTCTTCGCTACAGCGGGGGGTTGGCAATTTTACCAGCTCATGCCTTACGGGAATCTGTTCAAACTAAAGATAAGGATGGAAAGCCTAAGTTTCTTACAACTTGGGACACCGATACAGATCCTAAAAAAATTGTCGTCAATGGCCCTTATATGCTGGAAAGCTACACGCCTAGCGAGCGGGTAGTGTTACGACGCAATCCCTACTATTGGAAAAAAGATGCACAAGGCAATCAGTTGCCTTACATCGAGCGCTATTACTGGAATATTGTAGAATCTACTGACACTCAATTACTTCAGTTTCGCTCTGGGAGTTTGGATACATTTACTGTTTCTCCTGACTATTTTTCTTTGCTAAAACAACAGGAAAAGCAAGGAAAATTTACGGTTTATACCGGGGAAGCGGAAATGAGTACAACTTTTGTAGTTTTTAATCTGAACCAAGCCAAAGATTCAAAAAATCAGCCGTTGGTAGATCCGATTAAATCTCGGTGGTTCAATACGGTGGAATTTAGACAGGCTGTGGCTCATGCCATTGATCGTCCGGCAATGATTAACAATATTTATCGGGGGCTGGGCGAAGCGCAAAATTCACCAATCTATAAACAAAGCCCCTTTTATCTTTCACCGGAAGAAGGATTGAAAGTTTACGATTACAACCGGGAAAAAGCAAAGGACTTGTTGCGAAAAGCGGGCTTTAAATACAATGCTCAGGGGCAACTTTTCGATGCAGATGGTAATCGGGTACGCTTTACCATGCTGACAAATGCAGGGAATAAGCTACGAGAGGCGATTGGCTCTCAGATTAAACAAGATTTGGCTGCGATTGGTATTCAGGTGGATTTCAATGCGATCGCTTTCAATACTCTGCTCCAACAAGTCTACACTCAGCGGAATTGGGATAGTTATATTGGCAAAATTGGCGGCGGTGGTATTGAGCCTAACGGTGGAGCAAACACCTGGTTGACAAAAGGAGGCTTACACGCTTTTAATCTTGGCCCCCAAGAAAGCGAACCGCCACTGATTGGCTGGAAAGTTTCCGACTGGGAAAAGCAAATTGAGGAGCTTTATATTCGGGGTGCTGGCGAACTTGATGAAGCCAAGCGCAAAGAAATTTATGCGGAAAGTCAACGCATCACCCAGGAGAATTTGCCATTTATCTATTTGGTAAATCCGCTAACAATGGAAGCAGTACGCGATCGCATTGAAGGGATAAGATATTCAACTCTGGGAGGTGCGTTCTGGAACCTTACCGAACTTAAAGCCAAGTCTGTAGAATAA
- a CDS encoding PIN domain-containing protein: protein MILYVETNFLMSIATGRDSQANTLLENPTASVQIAIPSICCMEAFSALEDELKRRNRFMNELKKQISQLQRDVTSSHAQSLLSHLEQSLIENEALLNDVENRLFQALDHLNAKAEMIPLTGDMLQESLDTRLINKDPTDNLILHCILNHAHLYPRHIKVFLSANFKEFNTPEVQAALRKNGVNRYFSRTQDFLGWLQTQ from the coding sequence GTGATACTTTACGTTGAAACTAATTTCCTAATGAGCATTGCTACAGGGCGCGACTCCCAAGCGAATACTTTGCTAGAGAATCCGACCGCATCAGTCCAGATAGCGATACCAAGCATTTGCTGCATGGAAGCTTTCTCTGCATTAGAGGATGAACTGAAGCGCCGCAATCGTTTCATGAATGAACTGAAAAAACAAATTAGCCAGTTACAGCGAGATGTCACCTCATCCCACGCCCAGTCTCTACTTTCCCATTTAGAACAATCCCTAATTGAGAATGAGGCGTTACTAAACGATGTCGAAAATCGTCTCTTCCAAGCCCTCGATCATCTCAACGCCAAAGCAGAGATGATTCCATTAACTGGCGATATGCTTCAGGAAAGCTTGGATACACGTTTGATAAACAAAGACCCTACAGATAACTTGATTTTGCACTGCATTCTTAATCATGCACACCTGTATCCCAGACATATCAAAGTCTTCCTCAGCGCTAATTTCAAAGAATTTAATACGCCGGAAGTTCAAGCGGCTTTGCGTAAGAATGGCGTGAATAGGTATTTTAGCCGCACGCAAGACTTCCTTGGTTGGCTACAGACTCAGTAA
- the ispF gene encoding 2-C-methyl-D-erythritol 2,4-cyclodiphosphate synthase, with translation MNIRIGNGYDIHRLVSGRPLILGGVKIEHELGLLGHSDADVLTHAIMDAMLGALSLGDIGHYFPPTDEKWAGADSLVLLSQVNALIRDQGYSIGNIDSVVVAERPKLKPHLEKMRDRLSHVLELKPDQIGLKATTNEKLDSVGREEGIAAYAVALLVASN, from the coding sequence ATGAACATAAGAATTGGCAACGGTTACGATATCCACCGTCTAGTTTCCGGTCGTCCCCTGATTCTAGGAGGGGTGAAAATAGAGCATGAGTTGGGGTTGCTGGGACACAGTGACGCTGATGTGTTGACGCACGCAATTATGGATGCGATGCTTGGTGCCTTAAGTTTGGGTGATATTGGTCATTATTTTCCCCCCACCGATGAAAAGTGGGCGGGTGCTGATAGTTTAGTGCTGCTATCGCAGGTAAATGCGCTAATTCGCGATCAAGGCTATTCAATTGGAAATATTGATTCTGTGGTGGTGGCGGAACGTCCGAAACTGAAACCGCATCTAGAGAAAATGCGCGATCGCTTATCCCACGTCCTAGAATTAAAACCCGACCAAATTGGACTCAAAGCCACTACCAACGAGAAATTAGACTCAGTTGGGCGCGAAGAGGGAATTGCAGCTTATGCTGTAGCCTTACTGGTAGCTTCTAATTAA